In Gemmobacter sp. 24YEA27, a genomic segment contains:
- the lnt gene encoding apolipoprotein N-acyltransferase: MQPQRNRLWHQRLRDFVIGAVAALGLSPFGLWPVALVALALILRRVGAAKTGREAFWRGLFAGAGWFGLSLNWIVQPFFVDPWRHGWMAPFALLLIAFGLGLFWGLAGLIARRAGGGAMAFALALSLTELARGFIFTGFPWSLPGHIWLDTALVQMGALMGGYGMTALTLIALAAPFSYGWRRGGAVSTAILALGVGWSGYRLSLPEPAPRDTVLRIVQPNIAQNLKWDPEEARSNFTRLLSMTAGARADLVIWPETSVPYLVTEGDGAALSIAQAGGEALVVAGYQRDEGAAAWNTLGVFGPGGRISQTFDKIHLVPFGNICRWGICFMIVSASALLQARPGRAIRRGSRAICWILAPPGGERCR; encoded by the coding sequence ATGCAGCCTCAGCGCAATCGCCTCTGGCATCAGAGGCTGCGTGATTTTGTCATCGGTGCCGTGGCGGCGCTGGGCCTTTCGCCTTTTGGCCTCTGGCCGGTGGCGCTGGTGGCGCTGGCGCTGATCCTCAGGCGGGTGGGCGCGGCAAAGACCGGGCGCGAGGCCTTCTGGCGCGGGCTCTTTGCCGGGGCCGGCTGGTTCGGGCTTTCGCTCAACTGGATCGTGCAGCCGTTTTTCGTTGATCCTTGGCGGCATGGCTGGATGGCGCCTTTCGCGCTTTTGCTGATCGCCTTCGGTCTGGGGCTGTTCTGGGGCCTCGCCGGGCTGATCGCGCGCCGGGCCGGCGGGGGGGCAATGGCCTTCGCGCTGGCGCTTTCGCTGACGGAACTGGCGCGCGGTTTCATCTTCACCGGCTTTCCCTGGTCCTTGCCGGGCCATATCTGGCTCGATACCGCGCTGGTGCAGATGGGCGCGCTTATGGGCGGCTATGGCATGACGGCGCTGACTCTGATCGCGTTGGCCGCACCATTCTCTTATGGCTGGCGGCGGGGAGGGGCGGTTTCCACTGCCATTCTCGCGCTCGGCGTTGGCTGGTCGGGCTACCGGCTTTCCCTGCCCGAACCCGCGCCGCGAGACACAGTGCTGCGCATCGTGCAGCCCAATATCGCGCAGAACCTTAAATGGGATCCCGAAGAGGCGCGCAGCAATTTCACGCGGCTTTTGTCGATGACCGCCGGTGCCAGGGCGGATCTTGTGATCTGGCCCGAGACTTCGGTTCCCTATCTGGTGACCGAAGGCGATGGCGCCGCGCTGTCGATCGCGCAGGCCGGAGGCGAGGCGCTGGTCGTCGCCGGGTATCAGCGCGACGAAGGTGCGGCGGCCTGGAACACGCTGGGCGTTTTTGGCCCGGGCGGGCGCATCTCACAGACTTTTGACAAGATCCATCTGGTGCCGTTCGGGAATATATGCCGATGGGGGATCTGCTTTATGATCGTTTCGGCATCCGCGCTTTTGCAAGCCAGGCCGGGGCGGGCTATTCGGCGGGGCTCGCGCGCAATCTGCTGGATTTTGGCACCACCGGGGGGCGAGCGCTGCCGCTGA
- a CDS encoding nitrilase-related carbon-nitrogen hydrolase: MFPGDLVTDERPDWILQATNDAWFGTLTGPYQHFAQTRLRAIEQGLPLIRAANTGISAVVDARGFVATDRDGRPARLGLGLQGVIDAQLPGPMEPPPYARMLRSAGEAPLLVFLLFGLTVRALSARRRAAGRPGA; this comes from the coding sequence ATCTTTCCAGGCGATCTGGTCACGGATGAGCGCCCCGACTGGATCTTGCAGGCCACCAATGACGCCTGGTTCGGCACCCTGACCGGGCCGTATCAGCATTTCGCCCAGACCCGGCTGCGCGCGATTGAACAGGGGCTGCCGCTGATCCGCGCCGCCAATACCGGGATCTCGGCGGTGGTCGATGCGCGGGGCTTTGTCGCGACAGACCGCGATGGCCGGCCCGCGCGTCTTGGCCTCGGGCTGCAGGGCGTGATCGACGCGCAGCTTCCCGGCCCGATGGAGCCGCCGCCTTATGCGCGGATGCTGCGCAGTGCCGGCGAGGCGCCCTTGCTGGTTTTCCTGCTATTTGGCCTTACGGTTCGGGCTCTGTCGGCCCGCCGCCGGGCCGCCGGCCGACCTGGCGCTTGA
- the metK gene encoding methionine adenosyltransferase — MSRKNYVFTSESVSEGHPDKVCDRVSDAVLDAFLTEEANARVACETFATTNCVVVGGEVGLSDKAALTSMLERVETIVRDCVKDIGYEQDEFHWNTLKVTNLLHPQSAHIAQGVDKDGAGDQGIMFGYACRETPELMPAPIQYSHAILRRLAEVRKSGAEPTLRPDAKSQLSLRYEDGLPVEATSIVLSTQHSDIAQSSDDIRAIVEPYIRDVLPSGWITEKTVWHVNPTGSFVIGGPDGDAGLTGRKIIVDTYGGAAPHGGGAFSGKDPTKVDRSAAYAARYLAKNIVAAGLADRCTVQVSYAIGVAEPQSIYVDTHGTGTVPDSVIELAIPKVLDLTPRGIRTHLGLNRPIYARTSAYGHFGRAPEADGGFSWERDDLVAALKAAV, encoded by the coding sequence ATGAGCCGCAAGAACTATGTCTTCACCTCCGAATCCGTGTCGGAGGGGCATCCCGATAAGGTTTGCGATCGCGTCTCCGACGCCGTGCTGGACGCATTCCTGACCGAGGAAGCCAATGCCCGCGTCGCCTGTGAGACCTTCGCCACGACGAATTGCGTGGTCGTGGGCGGCGAGGTCGGCCTGAGCGACAAGGCCGCGCTGACCTCTATGCTGGAGCGCGTCGAGACCATCGTGCGCGACTGTGTGAAAGATATCGGCTACGAGCAGGACGAGTTCCACTGGAACACGCTCAAAGTCACCAATCTGCTGCATCCGCAATCCGCCCATATCGCGCAGGGCGTTGATAAGGACGGGGCAGGCGATCAGGGCATCATGTTCGGCTATGCCTGCCGCGAAACGCCCGAGCTGATGCCGGCGCCGATCCAGTATTCTCATGCGATCCTGCGCCGCCTGGCCGAAGTGCGCAAATCCGGCGCCGAACCGACGCTGCGGCCGGACGCGAAATCGCAGCTCTCGCTGCGCTACGAGGACGGGCTGCCCGTCGAGGCGACCTCGATCGTGCTCTCGACCCAGCATTCCGATATCGCGCAAAGCTCGGATGATATTCGCGCCATCGTGGAGCCCTATATCCGCGACGTGCTGCCTTCGGGCTGGATCACTGAAAAGACCGTCTGGCATGTCAACCCGACCGGGTCTTTCGTGATCGGCGGGCCGGATGGCGATGCGGGCCTCACGGGGCGCAAGATCATCGTTGACACCTATGGCGGGGCTGCCCCGCATGGTGGCGGTGCGTTTTCGGGGAAAGATCCGACAAAGGTTGACCGTTCGGCCGCCTATGCCGCGCGTTACCTCGCGAAAAACATCGTCGCCGCCGGCCTCGCGGATCGCTGCACGGTGCAGGTCTCCTATGCCATCGGCGTGGCCGAGCCGCAGTCGATCTATGTCGATACCCATGGCACCGGCACGGTCCCTGACAGCGTGATCGAGCTTGCAATCCCGAAAGTGCTGGATCTGACGCCGCGTGGCATCCGCACCCATCTGGGTCTGAACCGCCCGATCTATGCCCGGACCTCGGCCTATGGCCATTTCGGCCGCGCGCCGGAAGCGGATGGCGGCTTTTCCTGGGAGCGTGACGATCTCGTCGCTGCCCTAAAAGCTGCGGTCTGA
- a CDS encoding tRNA (guanine(46)-N(7))-methyltransferase TrmB, with protein MSDPVAPEQHPAEPRRNFYGRSKGKTLRASQKDYLANDLETLRLRGVTRDENPGRAPLDLTQFGGLPLWLEVGFGGGEHLVHMAALNPQIHLIGCEPFVNGVAMLIGKIRAAGVTNLSIHPGDVRDLFDVLPDGVIGKTFLNYPDPWPKARHHRRRFVTQGYLRALHRVMAPATEFRIATDIPDYVRQAHEEVPEAGFRLEHEAGDGGAWDDWISTRYEQKAFREGRFPHYLTFRRA; from the coding sequence ATGTCCGATCCCGTTGCCCCGGAACAGCACCCAGCCGAGCCCCGCCGCAATTTCTACGGTCGCTCAAAAGGCAAGACCCTCAGGGCGAGCCAGAAGGACTATCTCGCCAATGATCTCGAGACGCTGCGGCTGAGGGGCGTCACCCGCGACGAAAACCCGGGCCGTGCGCCGCTGGATCTGACGCAATTCGGTGGCCTTCCGCTCTGGCTGGAGGTCGGCTTTGGCGGCGGCGAACATCTGGTGCATATGGCGGCGCTGAACCCGCAAATCCACCTGATCGGCTGCGAGCCCTTTGTGAATGGGGTGGCGATGCTGATCGGCAAGATCCGCGCCGCCGGGGTGACGAATCTTTCGATCCATCCGGGCGACGTGCGTGACCTTTTTGACGTGCTCCCGGATGGGGTGATCGGCAAGACCTTCCTCAATTACCCTGATCCCTGGCCGAAAGCCCGCCACCACCGCCGCCGCTTTGTGACGCAGGGCTATCTGCGCGCGCTTCACCGTGTGATGGCGCCTGCGACAGAGTTTCGCATCGCGACCGATATCCCCGATTACGTCCGCCAGGCGCATGAGGAAGTGCCCGAAGCCGGGTTCCGGCTGGAGCATGAAGCCGGCGATGGCGGTGCCTGGGATGACTGGATCTCGACCCGTTACGAGCAAAAGGCCTTTCGTGAAGGCCGCTTCCCGCATTACCTGACCTTCCGTCGGGCGTAA
- the aroA gene encoding 3-phosphoshikimate 1-carboxyvinyltransferase translates to MSGHGDAQVMISAKSGPLKGVASVPGDKSISHRSLIFGAMAVGETKITGLLEGEDVIDTAKAMRAFGATVTRHGEGIWSVNGVGVGGFQEPADVIDCGNSGTGVRLIMGTMATTPISATFTGDASLRKRPMGRVTDPLSLFGTEAYGRKGGRLPMTVVGAADPAPVRYTLPVASAQVKSAVLLAGLNAPGETVVIEREPTRDHSERMLLGFGADLTVEETAEGHVITLKGRPELRPQSVAVPRDPSSAAFPVCAALITEGSDIRVPGVSQNLTRNGLYLTLVEMGALIDFENPREEGGEPVADLRVRFSPDLKGIEVPEERAPSMIDEYPILSVVASFAEGVTTMRGVKELRVKESDRIDAMARGLEACGVKIEEEEDVLIVHGMGAGGMPGGATCKTHLDHRIAMSFLVAGMAAKREITVDDGSPIVTSFPVFEALMNGLGAAIRRG, encoded by the coding sequence ATGTCTGGCCATGGTGACGCACAGGTGATGATTTCCGCCAAAAGCGGGCCGCTGAAAGGCGTGGCATCGGTGCCTGGCGACAAGTCGATCTCGCATCGCTCGCTTATTTTCGGCGCCATGGCGGTCGGAGAGACGAAGATCACCGGTCTCCTCGAAGGCGAGGATGTGATCGACACCGCGAAAGCGATGCGCGCTTTCGGCGCGACCGTGACCCGCCATGGCGAGGGGATCTGGTCGGTGAACGGCGTTGGCGTCGGCGGCTTTCAGGAACCTGCCGATGTGATCGATTGCGGCAATTCCGGCACCGGCGTGCGGCTGATCATGGGGACCATGGCGACGACGCCGATCTCGGCCACCTTCACCGGGGATGCGAGCCTCAGGAAACGGCCGATGGGGCGGGTGACCGACCCGTTGTCGCTGTTTGGCACCGAAGCTTACGGGCGCAAGGGCGGCCGTCTGCCGATGACCGTGGTTGGTGCCGCCGATCCGGCTCCGGTGCGCTATACGCTTCCGGTCGCCTCGGCCCAGGTGAAATCCGCCGTTCTGCTTGCGGGTCTGAACGCGCCGGGCGAAACCGTGGTGATCGAGCGCGAACCGACCCGCGATCATTCCGAGCGCATGCTGCTGGGATTCGGTGCCGATCTGACCGTCGAAGAAACCGCAGAAGGCCATGTCATCACGCTGAAAGGCCGCCCCGAACTGCGCCCGCAGAGTGTGGCCGTGCCGCGTGATCCGTCTTCGGCCGCGTTCCCGGTCTGTGCCGCGCTGATCACCGAGGGCTCGGATATCCGCGTGCCGGGCGTCAGCCAGAACCTCACCCGCAACGGGCTTTACCTGACCCTGGTCGAGATGGGCGCGCTGATCGACTTTGAAAACCCGCGCGAAGAGGGCGGCGAGCCGGTGGCCGATCTGCGCGTCCGTTTCTCGCCCGACCTCAAAGGCATCGAAGTGCCGGAAGAGCGCGCGCCGTCGATGATCGACGAATATCCGATCCTCTCTGTCGTGGCCTCTTTCGCCGAGGGTGTCACCACCATGCGCGGCGTCAAAGAGCTGCGGGTCAAGGAATCCGACCGGATCGACGCCATGGCGCGCGGCCTTGAGGCCTGCGGTGTGAAGATCGAGGAAGAGGAAGACGTGCTGATCGTCCATGGCATGGGCGCGGGCGGGATGCCGGGCGGCGCCACTTGCAAGACCCATCTTGATCACCGCATTGCCATGAGCTTCCTCGTCGCCGGCATGGCCGCGAAACGCGAGATCACGGTTGATGACGGCTCGCCCATCGTGACCTCTTTCCCGGTCTTCGAGGCGCTGATGAACGGGCTCGGCGCGGCGATCCGGCGCGGCTGA